A window of the Syntrophothermus lipocalidus DSM 12680 genome harbors these coding sequences:
- a CDS encoding glycosidase, which produces MPKSVTQSVLEEFAAKDMFGVQSLENVDLVVGFPLYRNSASFKHALETIDKGLSSVSQIRPLIVCSAETATYKDLVETVKQVRINTPVLTSAPFANDANREDRVRTVLEIGKEIEADVLLFSSYLSCEELAKFEPEQVKQIIDPIRSEYDLVIASLRKDPCYELADNIFVTPLVETFYDYRLKNTLSGIYAISHDLVEDYCAQSTLWEDISYGYGFDPWLVTRAVCWKKQICQVALSSNPRTESLETTNNLIKDVAATIFACIKRDEEQWLNKDKLIIKTPDILGSFWPNQTCPPEFDVENMLLLFRRGFSQYKPVYRSCLPRAAYEHLENLSSFPGSRPVFPHDMWAEIVHNFLFHYWFSPPTSREDILSALAAVFAGYAASFFAHLRYFQHLMHEKTPGYHVTDVFPWDQTTVINAFYRSRPRFIEMWKKASMETNPPLVPAHYMEFVPGIPIVLPKKIPGKGGKVISTEPLFNRVQKRYVDLFNHFVHQSLGAPEDATSQEIAAYIQSFVQKVDKTMGILFPGDIYTEEGTREVVDHLFKLLPHPKMFSISTRLFREALLRFPPRNLLIPASCQSSRELLNRIDARDAVTLANLLETRNFTDMSLLWILDNLKPDDMEEVEIRPIVVGPGTLDGKLRLGSFSDFNKLTTRIVVRPLIRGMGGDYPRLRFCLSIARYMVMAENYSVLWQLYAKERKNLGKKIKNSLVSRYETGAFTANNLFENFHHRALVRHFRSLAQRLAENGRYEEAQVLRLMTDSYGLSQVLDDGTFIPCSAWSWSSYSYKGGRGIPTPMSNHVEEKWFNHDLLEEIYAELGYHSDEIWQGMVQLIGEGKAGNNILDAHLGIRPKDVVVVAQDTPVFPPAQPLVRYPDNPILEPIADHPWESKYVLNAAALRIGSRVYVLYRAFGEDEVSRIGLAITDGYNVLERLPDPIFSPQDSKENKGCEDPRVVIIDDRIFMLYTAYDGVIAQIAAAFIQVGDFLNRRFDRWQRLGLAFEDIWDKDAILFPEKINGKYVIYHRIEPSVWVSYLDKLEFPIPKDRHSIILGPRSGRMWDSLKIGAGTQPLKTKFGWLMIYHGVDPKRVYRLGVLLVDLRNPERLLYRSPNPILSPETGYEMGTVGNCWVPNVVFTCGAVPETDKEVLDENDRILVYYGAADTYVCVATATVGDLIPKLIRERVLADEKLELAFMPEYYSRLWLRVPDLRYDHH; this is translated from the coding sequence ATGCCAAAATCAGTCACCCAATCCGTCCTTGAAGAATTCGCAGCAAAGGATATGTTTGGGGTACAAAGCCTAGAGAATGTCGACCTGGTAGTCGGATTTCCCTTGTATCGAAACTCCGCATCATTCAAACATGCGCTTGAGACGATAGATAAAGGTCTTTCCTCTGTGTCTCAAATCCGTCCCTTGATAGTGTGCTCCGCTGAAACTGCAACCTATAAAGACTTGGTTGAAACCGTGAAACAAGTCCGAATCAATACCCCTGTTCTCACTTCTGCCCCATTTGCTAACGACGCAAACCGTGAGGACAGGGTAAGAACGGTATTAGAAATCGGCAAAGAAATAGAAGCTGATGTATTGTTGTTCTCTTCTTACCTCTCTTGTGAAGAGCTCGCTAAATTCGAGCCAGAACAGGTCAAGCAAATAATTGACCCTATCCGCTCGGAATATGACCTGGTCATTGCTTCCCTTCGTAAAGACCCCTGTTACGAATTAGCCGACAACATCTTTGTAACTCCTTTGGTAGAGACATTCTACGATTACAGGTTGAAAAACACTTTGAGTGGGATCTATGCCATATCTCACGACTTGGTCGAAGATTATTGCGCTCAATCTACTTTGTGGGAAGATATAAGCTATGGCTACGGCTTCGATCCGTGGCTTGTAACCCGAGCTGTTTGCTGGAAAAAACAAATTTGTCAAGTTGCACTCAGCTCAAACCCACGAACCGAGTCCTTGGAAACCACTAACAACCTTATCAAGGATGTCGCTGCAACAATCTTTGCATGTATCAAGCGTGACGAAGAGCAATGGTTAAATAAAGATAAGCTGATCATCAAAACCCCAGATATTCTAGGCAGCTTCTGGCCGAACCAAACATGCCCTCCTGAATTCGACGTCGAAAATATGCTCCTTTTGTTCCGGCGAGGTTTCAGCCAGTATAAACCTGTCTACCGTTCGTGTCTACCGAGAGCCGCGTACGAACACTTAGAAAACCTTTCTTCATTCCCCGGTTCGAGACCGGTTTTCCCTCATGATATGTGGGCTGAAATCGTTCACAACTTTTTGTTCCACTACTGGTTCTCTCCTCCTACTTCCAGAGAAGACATTCTCTCTGCCCTTGCTGCTGTTTTTGCCGGTTACGCAGCCAGTTTTTTCGCTCATCTCCGTTATTTTCAGCATCTCATGCATGAAAAAACGCCAGGATACCATGTTACAGATGTTTTCCCTTGGGATCAGACTACGGTCATTAATGCCTTCTACCGATCTCGCCCCCGGTTCATAGAAATGTGGAAAAAGGCATCCATGGAAACCAATCCTCCTTTAGTCCCAGCCCACTATATGGAATTCGTACCCGGAATCCCTATAGTCCTGCCTAAGAAAATCCCGGGAAAAGGCGGAAAAGTCATTTCTACCGAACCTCTGTTCAACCGTGTACAAAAGCGCTACGTTGACCTATTCAATCATTTTGTACATCAATCTTTAGGTGCCCCTGAAGACGCAACGTCTCAAGAAATTGCCGCCTATATCCAATCTTTCGTGCAAAAAGTCGATAAAACCATGGGAATTTTGTTTCCCGGTGACATTTACACTGAAGAGGGTACCCGGGAAGTCGTAGATCACCTGTTCAAACTTCTTCCTCACCCTAAAATGTTTTCCATAAGCACCAGACTTTTTCGAGAGGCGCTCCTGCGCTTTCCCCCGCGCAACTTGTTGATACCTGCTAGCTGTCAAAGCTCGCGCGAGCTTCTAAACCGAATAGACGCCCGAGATGCCGTCACTTTGGCCAACTTACTTGAAACCCGAAACTTTACAGATATGTCACTGCTTTGGATCCTGGACAATTTGAAGCCAGATGATATGGAAGAAGTCGAAATCCGCCCTATCGTCGTCGGGCCTGGAACTCTAGACGGTAAACTGAGGTTGGGAAGCTTTTCAGACTTCAATAAATTGACTACTCGAATAGTTGTCCGGCCTCTGATTCGGGGTATGGGAGGAGATTATCCTAGACTCAGGTTCTGCCTATCAATAGCAAGATATATGGTAATGGCTGAAAATTACTCGGTCTTGTGGCAGCTTTATGCCAAAGAAAGAAAGAACCTTGGGAAAAAGATAAAAAATTCGCTTGTAAGCCGCTACGAAACAGGGGCATTTACTGCAAACAACCTGTTTGAAAACTTCCACCACAGAGCCCTGGTTAGGCACTTCCGTAGTTTAGCGCAACGGTTAGCCGAAAACGGCCGTTACGAAGAAGCTCAGGTTCTCCGGCTGATGACAGACAGCTACGGGCTAAGCCAGGTTCTTGACGATGGAACCTTTATCCCCTGTTCCGCTTGGAGCTGGTCTAGCTATAGTTATAAAGGAGGAAGAGGCATCCCTACCCCGATGTCTAATCACGTCGAAGAAAAATGGTTCAATCATGACCTGCTAGAAGAGATATATGCTGAACTCGGTTACCATTCGGATGAAATCTGGCAAGGCATGGTTCAACTAATAGGAGAAGGGAAAGCAGGTAACAATATCTTGGACGCTCATTTGGGAATACGTCCAAAAGACGTGGTAGTCGTGGCTCAGGATACCCCTGTGTTCCCTCCAGCCCAGCCCTTGGTCAGATATCCCGACAACCCAATTCTCGAACCCATAGCAGACCATCCTTGGGAAAGCAAATACGTCCTCAATGCTGCCGCACTGCGAATAGGCTCTCGGGTCTACGTCCTTTACCGAGCTTTCGGTGAGGACGAAGTTTCCCGTATTGGTTTAGCCATAACCGACGGCTACAACGTCTTGGAGCGGCTGCCAGATCCTATATTTTCCCCTCAAGACAGCAAAGAAAACAAAGGCTGCGAAGACCCGCGAGTAGTCATAATAGACGACCGTATTTTCATGCTGTACACCGCTTATGACGGTGTAATCGCCCAGATAGCGGCAGCTTTTATTCAGGTTGGCGATTTTTTAAACAGGCGTTTCGACAGGTGGCAGCGACTGGGTCTTGCTTTTGAAGACATATGGGACAAAGATGCGATACTCTTCCCCGAAAAAATAAACGGTAAATACGTGATTTATCACCGAATCGAACCGAGTGTTTGGGTATCTTACCTTGACAAACTAGAGTTCCCAATTCCTAAAGATAGACATTCCATCATTCTCGGACCCCGTTCCGGCAGAATGTGGGACTCACTCAAAATAGGAGCAGGCACTCAGCCTCTTAAGACCAAGTTCGGTTGGTTAATGATTTATCATGGAGTCGATCCGAAGCGAGTCTATCGCTTGGGCGTACTGCTGGTTGATCTTCGTAACCCCGAACGGCTTCTGTATCGATCGCCGAACCCCATCCTTTCTCCGGAAACCGGGTACGAAATGGGAACTGTAGGAAACTGTTGGGTTCCAAACGTGGTATTCACTTGTGGTGCAGTTCCTGAGACTGACAAAGAAGTACTGGATGAAAACGACCGTATCTTAGTGTATTATGGCGCCGCCGATACCTATGTATGTGTAGCTACGGCCACGGTAGGAGACCTGATTCCGAAGCTCATACGCGAGCGAGTCCTAGCTGACGAAAAATTAGAATTGGCGTTTATGCCGGAATACTATTCCCGACTGTGGCTACGTGTCCCTGACCTCCGTTACGATCATCACTAG
- a CDS encoding cation diffusion facilitator family transporter, with translation MMEKRVKAALVSVISNTFLVTAKLVVGFLIGSVSVISEGIHSANDLLASFIALFAVKSASKPPDEKHNFGHGKIENISGTIEGLLIFIAACLIIKEAIEKILHGGEPLALGWGIGVMGLSALVNLLVSSYLMRVAKATHSIALEADAIHLRTDVYTSAGVFAGLLLIHFTGWTMLDPIAAILVAMLIIRAAFELTSKAFVPLIDTALSEDEVSEIKAIIENYSDKFVEYHDLRTRRSGREKHIDFHLVAHSDSSIQEVHDLCDSIEDHIMREIPHSHVLIHCEPVCCCEGEEACQAADLTRSHA, from the coding sequence ATGATGGAAAAGAGAGTCAAGGCGGCTTTGGTTTCGGTTATCAGTAACACATTCTTGGTTACAGCTAAACTCGTAGTTGGTTTTCTGATAGGCTCGGTGAGTGTGATTTCTGAGGGCATTCATTCGGCTAATGATCTTTTGGCATCATTTATAGCTCTATTCGCGGTGAAGTCAGCCTCAAAGCCGCCTGACGAGAAGCACAATTTCGGCCACGGCAAGATCGAGAACATCTCCGGTACGATCGAGGGTCTACTTATATTTATAGCTGCTTGTTTGATAATCAAGGAGGCAATCGAAAAAATTTTGCATGGCGGTGAACCCTTGGCCCTGGGGTGGGGAATCGGGGTTATGGGGCTTTCCGCCCTGGTAAATTTGTTGGTTTCTTCTTATTTGATGCGGGTAGCAAAAGCTACTCATTCCATAGCTTTAGAGGCGGACGCCATTCATCTCCGAACCGATGTCTACACCTCAGCTGGGGTTTTTGCGGGCTTGTTATTGATACACTTCACAGGATGGACAATGCTTGACCCGATTGCTGCCATTCTCGTTGCTATGTTAATTATCAGGGCCGCTTTTGAACTGACGTCCAAAGCGTTTGTACCTTTGATCGACACGGCTCTCTCGGAAGACGAAGTCAGTGAGATAAAGGCGATTATTGAAAACTACAGCGACAAGTTTGTGGAATACCACGATTTACGTACAAGGAGGTCCGGACGCGAAAAGCATATTGATTTTCATCTGGTAGCTCACTCCGATTCGAGCATCCAAGAGGTTCACGACCTTTGCGACTCGATAGAGGATCACATTATGAGGGAGATACCCCACTCGCATGTGTTGATTCACTGTGAGCCTGTGTGCTGTTGTGAAGGCGAGGAAGCTTGCCAAGCTGCAGATTTAACCAGAAGTCATGCCTAA
- a CDS encoding glycosyltransferase — MKIALLSPIAWRTPPRHYGPWERVVSLLCEGLVEKGIDVTLFATKDSQTRGKLDYICPAPYEEDKSIEPKVWECLHIAHLFEQANQFDLIHNHFDFLPLSYSRLVDTPIVTTIHGFSSPRILPVYQQYADRSYYVSISNADRHPTLNYIATVYHGIDLESFTFQSEPGNYLLYFGRIHPDKGAAEAIRIAKTFKMRLVMAGIIQDDRYFEQEVAPHLDGEFINYVGSVGPGDRDRLLGGAYALVHPIAFAEPFGLSVVEAMACGTPVVAFARGSMPEVIRDGNTGFLVESVEEAVEALTKIPAIERIACRQWVEERFSQERMVNDYLKVYEKVLELETAKRSRAQSVWGKEELICDEGNYRIRRLTIKPGQNLKWTSSTPVKQEWMVVQGAASLSLKNQKVLLKEGESINLSPEFELEIASTGVCSLVMIVTEVRDT; from the coding sequence ATGAAAATTGCTCTGTTATCTCCCATCGCGTGGAGGACTCCTCCACGCCATTATGGACCGTGGGAAAGAGTAGTTTCGCTATTGTGCGAAGGTTTGGTGGAAAAAGGTATCGATGTGACCTTGTTTGCCACTAAGGATTCACAAACACGTGGTAAACTCGACTATATTTGCCCGGCTCCTTATGAGGAAGATAAGAGCATTGAGCCTAAGGTATGGGAATGCCTCCACATAGCTCATCTATTCGAGCAGGCTAATCAATTTGATCTGATACACAACCACTTCGATTTTTTGCCTTTGTCCTACAGCCGGTTGGTTGATACGCCGATAGTGACCACAATCCACGGTTTTTCTTCACCTCGAATCTTACCGGTTTACCAGCAATACGCTGATAGAAGTTATTACGTGTCGATCAGTAACGCGGACCGTCACCCCACTTTGAACTATATTGCCACTGTATACCACGGCATAGATCTCGAATCTTTTACTTTTCAATCGGAACCGGGAAACTATCTACTTTATTTTGGCCGTATTCATCCTGACAAGGGTGCTGCGGAAGCGATTCGGATAGCCAAGACATTCAAGATGAGACTAGTAATGGCTGGAATTATTCAGGATGATCGTTACTTTGAGCAGGAAGTAGCCCCGCATTTGGACGGGGAGTTCATAAATTACGTAGGATCTGTGGGGCCTGGTGACCGCGACCGCCTTTTGGGAGGGGCATATGCCTTGGTTCACCCGATTGCCTTTGCCGAGCCTTTCGGTTTAAGCGTGGTTGAAGCCATGGCCTGCGGTACCCCGGTTGTGGCCTTTGCGCGGGGATCCATGCCAGAGGTTATAAGGGATGGGAATACCGGATTCTTGGTCGAGTCGGTGGAGGAAGCAGTCGAGGCTTTGACGAAGATTCCGGCTATTGAACGCATCGCCTGCCGCCAATGGGTTGAGGAACGTTTCAGCCAAGAGAGGATGGTTAACGATTATCTCAAGGTATACGAAAAGGTGCTTGAGTTGGAAACCGCTAAGAGAAGTCGCGCTCAGAGCGTATGGGGTAAGGAAGAGTTAATATGCGATGAGGGAAACTATCGGATACGGCGGTTGACCATAAAGCCAGGGCAAAATTTAAAGTGGACGTCATCTACTCCGGTAAAACAAGAGTGGATGGTGGTACAAGGCGCAGCCAGTCTAAGTTTGAAAAATCAGAAAGTACTTTTGAAAGAAGGAGAGAGCATCAACCTTTCTCCAGAATTCGAACTCGAGATAGCCAGTACAGGCGTGTGCTCACTAGTGATGATCGTAACGGAGGTCAGGGACACGTAG
- a CDS encoding phosphomannomutase/phosphoglucomutase, translating into MNGNVFRQYDIRGIVDKELTDELVIGISRAFAVCADRRGFKEVLVGRDNRKSSPRYRDLVVEALQASGCRVVDIGTVVTPMFYFAARYLGIKAGLMITASHNPGDYNGFKVLLGETTIYGEEIQELRRMVERGESITEPGGRLEIADITKAYIDMIKDKVKLGPRKLSVVVDCGNGTASFFAPRVFRELGCNVYELYCESDPEFPNHHPDPVKPENCQDLIQKVQEIEADLGLGFDGDGDRLGVVDREGNIIWGDMLMILFWREILPKYPGCYCIVEVKCSQSLIDEIKRLGGRPLIYKTGHSLIKAKMKEIGAVFTGEMSGHMFFADEYYGYDDALYAAARLLRILSNSNQTITEMLADVPKYYATPEIRVHSSDEEKFRIVNEVLEHFKKKYEVIDVDGARILFPDGWGLVRASNTGPELILRCEGSTPRALENIKEELFGYLKNLGLEVDVGGLTS; encoded by the coding sequence GTGAACGGTAATGTATTTAGGCAGTATGACATCAGGGGTATAGTTGATAAAGAGCTGACCGATGAATTGGTAATCGGTATCAGCCGGGCCTTTGCGGTATGTGCGGACCGCCGGGGGTTTAAAGAGGTTTTGGTTGGGCGAGATAATCGCAAATCCTCACCCCGTTACCGTGATCTAGTGGTCGAAGCTTTGCAGGCTTCCGGTTGTCGGGTTGTGGATATCGGTACGGTGGTGACGCCCATGTTTTACTTTGCTGCCCGCTACTTGGGAATTAAGGCAGGATTAATGATCACTGCCAGTCACAATCCGGGAGACTACAACGGGTTCAAAGTGTTGTTAGGTGAGACTACCATCTATGGTGAAGAAATACAGGAGCTGCGCCGGATGGTGGAAAGGGGAGAGTCGATTACGGAACCGGGTGGGCGGCTGGAGATAGCAGATATTACTAAGGCTTATATCGATATGATAAAAGACAAGGTGAAATTAGGGCCGAGGAAACTTAGTGTTGTTGTGGATTGTGGGAATGGTACCGCTTCTTTCTTCGCGCCGCGCGTTTTTCGAGAGTTGGGCTGTAACGTGTATGAACTTTACTGCGAATCGGATCCTGAGTTTCCGAACCATCATCCTGATCCGGTGAAGCCAGAGAACTGCCAGGACCTTATCCAAAAGGTTCAGGAGATAGAGGCCGATCTCGGGCTGGGGTTTGACGGAGACGGGGATCGGTTGGGTGTTGTTGACCGCGAAGGTAACATTATCTGGGGAGATATGTTGATGATACTTTTCTGGCGGGAAATATTGCCGAAGTATCCTGGATGTTACTGCATTGTGGAGGTCAAGTGCTCGCAAAGCCTTATCGATGAAATCAAGAGGTTGGGAGGCCGGCCCCTTATCTACAAAACGGGACATTCATTGATTAAGGCCAAGATGAAAGAGATAGGAGCCGTGTTCACGGGCGAGATGTCTGGGCACATGTTTTTCGCTGACGAGTATTACGGTTACGACGATGCTTTATATGCAGCAGCTCGGTTGCTTCGGATACTTTCTAACAGCAATCAGACCATAACCGAAATGCTCGCAGATGTTCCCAAGTACTATGCCACACCGGAAATCAGGGTGCACAGCAGCGATGAGGAAAAATTCAGAATCGTTAATGAAGTACTGGAACACTTCAAGAAGAAGTACGAGGTCATAGACGTAGATGGGGCACGGATACTGTTCCCGGACGGTTGGGGATTGGTACGAGCTTCGAATACCGGGCCTGAATTGATACTGAGGTGTGAAGGAAGCACGCCAAGAGCTTTGGAGAACATCAAGGAAGAGCTATTCGGTTACCTTAAGAATCTGGGACTAGAGGTCGATGTTGGCGGTTTAACTAGCTAG
- a CDS encoding mannose-1-phosphate guanylyltransferase, producing MICLILAGGRGVRLWPESTEARPKQFCKFFGDKSMLEQTIDRTMAVGADTVMIVTSQDQAETVEQVVRSGNYDGVEVIGEPQGKNTAPAVGLAIARYFDSRPEDVIAVFPSDHFVSDVAAFRWVLDKAVKAAQAGYLVTIGIKPSYPETGYGYIQADSHDISGIAGVYRVKSFKEKPDSVTAEHYINSGGYFWNAGIFVGRIDVFAQEFARHLPEVYRFIEKGFGDYLASYDSLPEISIDYGIAEKSDRVAVVPGDFGWSDVGSWKALADLFEGDKDGNVLLGPDIIAVNAGNCLVKQNHRTVALLGVRDLVVVETPEVVMVCHKEEAQKVRILVDILSEMGKNHLL from the coding sequence TTGATTTGTCTAATATTGGCAGGGGGAAGAGGAGTCCGGCTGTGGCCGGAAAGTACGGAAGCAAGGCCGAAACAGTTTTGTAAGTTTTTCGGGGACAAGTCGATGCTTGAGCAGACTATCGACAGGACAATGGCGGTTGGTGCTGATACAGTCATGATTGTTACCAGCCAAGATCAAGCTGAAACGGTCGAGCAGGTCGTCAGGTCGGGGAATTACGACGGTGTCGAGGTAATAGGGGAGCCTCAAGGCAAGAACACTGCTCCGGCCGTGGGCTTGGCTATTGCCAGGTACTTTGATTCTCGACCCGAGGATGTAATCGCGGTGTTTCCTTCCGACCATTTTGTTTCCGATGTTGCGGCATTTCGGTGGGTGCTCGACAAGGCCGTAAAAGCGGCGCAGGCGGGGTATTTAGTAACTATCGGTATCAAGCCTTCTTATCCGGAAACAGGTTACGGTTATATACAAGCTGATAGTCACGACATATCAGGGATCGCGGGCGTTTATAGGGTCAAGTCTTTTAAGGAAAAGCCGGATTCGGTGACAGCAGAGCACTACATCAATAGCGGCGGGTATTTCTGGAACGCAGGGATTTTCGTGGGCCGAATCGATGTTTTTGCCCAGGAATTTGCCCGGCATTTGCCGGAGGTTTACCGATTCATTGAAAAGGGGTTTGGGGACTACCTTGCTAGCTATGACTCTTTACCTGAAATCAGTATTGACTATGGTATTGCAGAAAAGAGTGATCGGGTAGCAGTTGTACCTGGTGACTTTGGATGGAGTGACGTTGGGAGCTGGAAAGCCTTGGCGGATTTATTCGAAGGAGATAAAGACGGAAACGTTCTACTAGGACCAGATATAATCGCGGTCAATGCCGGTAATTGCTTAGTCAAACAAAACCATAGGACTGTAGCTTTACTGGGGGTTCGGGATCTGGTGGTTGTGGAAACCCCTGAGGTTGTGATGGTGTGCCACAAAGAAGAGGCCCAGAAAGTGCGGATACTGGTAGACATCTTGTCAGAAATGGGGAAGAATCACCTGCTTTAA